In the genome of Monodelphis domestica isolate mMonDom1 chromosome 2, mMonDom1.pri, whole genome shotgun sequence, one region contains:
- the GPR37L1 gene encoding G-protein coupled receptor 37-like 1: protein MLWLWLLVFFLAAVSTAGLQDIPGIPLHASRRLTTVQEERARTKRGTEDDESKGVQQYMPEQWAEYPRPIHPAGLQPNKTLVPTSPNPGQEGGTQGSGQEPYSNLTGTPGRRLQIQNPLYPVTESSYSAYAVMFLALVVFAVGIVGNLSVMCIVWHSYYLKSAWNSILASLALWDFLVLFFCLPVVIFNEITKQRLLGDVSCRAVPFMEVSSLGVTTFSLCALGIDRFHAATSPLPKARPIEQCQSIVAKLAVIWVGSMTLAVPEVLLWQLAREPSLTTGATVDSCIMKPSPGLPESLYSLVMTYQNARMWWYFGCYFCLPILFTVTCQLVTRRIRGTPGKKPDCRAAKHGQCEKQLNSTVVSLTVVYGLCTLPENVCNIVVAYLSTELSRQTLDLLSLINQFSIFFKGSVTPVLLLCLCKPLGQAFLDCCCCCCDECGADEAASAEGSDSKLKTEMSSSIYFHKPRESPPLLALGTPC, encoded by the exons ATGCTCTGGCTGTGGCTCCTGGTCTTCTTCCTGGCTGCTGTGTCCACGGCTGGGCTCCAGGACATCCCGGGTATTCCCCTGCACGCAAGCAGGCGCCTCACCACCGTACAGGAAGAACGGGCACGGACCAAGAGGGGCACGGAGGATGATGAATCCAAGGGGGTACAGCAGTACATGCCTGAACAGTGGGCTGAATATCCTCGGCCCATCCACCCTGCTGGCCTCCAGCCCAACAAGACCCTGGTCCCTACAAGCCCCAACCCGGGCCAGGAGGGGGGCACCCAAGGAAGCGGGCAGGAGCCCTACAGCAATCTGACGGGCACCCCAGGACGGAGGCTGCAGATTCAGAATCCCCTCTATCCAGTGACCGAGAGCTCATACAGTGCCTATGCTGTCATGTTCTTGGCCCTGGTGGTGTTTGCTGTGGGCATCGTGGGCAACCTGTCAGTCATGTGCATCGTGTGGCACAGCTACTACCTGAAGAGTGCCTGGAATTCCATCCTTGCCAGCCTTGCTCTCTGGGACTTCCTGGTCCTCTTTTTTTGCCTGCCTGTTGTCATCTtcaatgagatcaccaagcaaaGGCTGCTGGGTGACGTCTCTTGCCGGGCTGTGCCCTTCATGGAG GTGTCCTCCCTGGGAGTCACCACCTTCAGCCTCTGTGCCCTGGGCATCGACCGTTTTCACGCAGCCACCAGTCCCCTGCCCAAAGCCCGACCCATCGAGCAGTGCCAGTCGATCGTGGCCAAGCTGGCGGTCATCTGGGTGGGCTCCATGACGCTGGCCGTGCCCGAGGTGTTGCTGTGGCAGCTGGCCCGGGAGCCCTCGCTCACAACAGGTGCCACAGTGGACTCGTGCATCATGAAGCCCTCTCCCGGGCTGCCCGAGTCCCTGTACTCCCTGGTGATGACGTACCAGAATGCCCGCATGTGGTGGTATTTTGGCTGCTACTTCTGCCTGCCCATCCTTTTCACGGTCACCTGTCAGTTGGTGACCAGGCGGATCCGGGGCACGCCGGGGAAGAAGCCGGACTGCCGGGCGGCCAAACACGGGCAGTGTGAGAAACAGCTGAACAGCACCGTGGTGAGCCTGACCGTGGTGTACGGCCTTTGCACCCTGCCCGAAAACGTCTGCAACATCGTGGTGGCTTATCTCTCCACGGAGTTATCCCGCCAGACCCTGGACCTGCTCAGCCTCATCAATCAGTTCTCCATTTTCTTCAAAGGCTCCGTGACCCCGGTTCTCCTCCTGTGTCTCTGTAAGCCCTTGGGCCAGGCCTTCCTggactgctgctgctgctgctgtgatGAGTGTGGGGCTGATGAAGCCGCCTCCGCTGAGGGCTCGGACAGCAAGCTCAAGACGGAGATGTCCTCCTCCATCTACTTCCACAAGCCCAGGGAGTCACCCCCTCTCCTGGCACTGGGCACTCCCTGCTGA
- the ARL8A gene encoding ADP-ribosylation factor-like protein 8A → MIALFNKLLDWFKALFWKEEMELTLVGLQYSGKTTFVNVIASGQFNEDMIPTVGFNMRKITKGNVTIKLWDIGGQPRFRSMWERYCRGVSAIVYMVDAADQEKIEASKNELHNLLDKPQLQGIPVLVLGNKRDLPGALDEKELIEKMNLSAIQDREICCYSISCKEKDNIDITLQWLIQHSKSRRS, encoded by the exons ATGATCGCTTTGTTCAACAAGCTGCTGGACTGGTTCAAGGCCCTATTCTGGAAGGAGGAGATGGAGCTCACGCTCGTAGGGCTGCAGTACTCGGGCAAGACCACCTTCGTCAACGTGATCGCG TCAGGACAGTTCAATGAAGACATGATCCCGACGGTAGGGTTCAACATGCGCAAAATCACCAAAGGAAATGTGACTATCAAG CTCTGGGACATCGGAGGCCAGCCCCGTTTCCGTAGCATGTGGGAGCGATACTGCCGTGGAGTGAGCGCCATCGT GTACATGGTGGATGCTGCTGACCAGGAAAAGATTGAGGCTTCCAAAAATGAACTACACAATCTACTGGACAAGCCTCAGCTGCAGGGAATCCCG gtCCTAGTCCTGGGAAACAAGCGAGACCTCCCTGGTGCTCTGGATGAGAAGGAGCTGATTGAAAAAAT gaattTGTCCGCTATCCAGGACCGAGAGATCTGCTGCTATTCTATCTCCTGCAAAGAAAAGGATAACATCG ACATCACCCTACAGTGGCTTATCCAGCACTCAAAGTCACGGAGAAGCTGA